One genomic window of Diospyros lotus cultivar Yz01 chromosome 8, ASM1463336v1, whole genome shotgun sequence includes the following:
- the LOC127808312 gene encoding probable beta-1,3-galactosyltransferase 8: MRLKLFPGKLIFMLCIASFLAGSLFMSRTSIHSSPEEARGVPKHGEELGSATPDFDKKRKLIEGNSRDIFGDVTKTHQAIQSLDKTISTLELELAAARTRKSSSHFSEERVSNRSSVQKAFVVIGINTAFSSKKRRDSVRDTWMPRGEKLKQLEKEKGIVMRFVIGHSATPGGVLDRAIDVEEAENEDFLRLSHVEGYHQLSTKTRLYFSTAYSLWDADFYVKVDDDVHLNVGTLVSTLARYRSKARIYIGCMKSGPVLSKKGVRYHEPEFWKFGEEGNKYFRHATGQLYAISKDLAAYISINSPILHRYANEDVSLGSWFIGLEVEHVDHRSMCCGTPPDCEWKKEARDVCVASFDWSCSGICKSVERLKSVHDACGEGDEAIWNVDL, translated from the exons ATGCGTCTGAAGCTATTTCCCGGCAAACTCATTTTCATGCTTTGCATTGCAAGCTTTCTCGCCGGATCGCTCTTCATGAGCCGGACGTCGATTCACTCTTCACCGGAAGAGGCCCGGGGTGTTCCAAAACATGGGGAAGAACTTGGCTCAGCTACACCGGATTTTGATAAAAAACGA AAACTGATTGAAGGTAATTCAAGAGACATCTTCGGAGACGTAACCAAGACACATCAAGCCATCCA ATCGTTGGATAAAACAATCTCAACGTTGGAACTGGAACTTGCAGCCGCTCGGACGAGAAAATCAAGCAGCCATTTTTCAGAGGAAAGGGTATCTAATCGGAGTAGTGTGCAGAAGGCTTTTGTTGTGATTGGGATTAACACTGCCTTCAGCAGCAAGAAACGGCGAGACTCAGTGCGCGATACATGGATGCCTCgag GGGAGAAGCTCAAGCAATTGGAGAAAGAGAAGGGGATCGTAATGCGGTTCGTGATCGGACACAGCGCGACGCCGGGAGGGGTTCTGGATCGGGCGATCGACGTCGAGGAAGCCGAGAACGAAGACTTCTTGCGGCTCAGCCACGTGGAAGGTTATCACCAGCTGTCCACCAAGACTCGGCTGTATTTCTCGACGGCTTACTCCCTCTGGGATGCTGATTTCTACGTTAAGGTGGACGATGACGTCCACTTGAATGTGG gaACGCTGGTGAGTACTTTGGCGCGGTACCGGTCCAAAGCCAGGATCTACATCGGCTGCATGAAGTCTGGACCGGTTCTCTCCAAGAA AGGGGTGAGATATCATGAGCCAGAGTTTTGGAAGTTTGGGGAAGAAGGGAACAAGTATTTCAGACATGCCACCGGTCAACTCTATGCTATTTCGAAGGACCTTGCAGCTTACATATCTATCAACTc GCCAATATTACACAGATATGCAAATGAGGATGTTTCCCTGGGATCATGGTTCATCGGCTTGGAAGTTGAACATGTTGATCACCGTTCCATGTGCTGTGGAACTCCTCCAG ACTGTGAATGGAAGAAAGAAGCGAGGGATGTGTGCGTGGCATCGTTCGATTGGTCATGCAGTGGAATATGCAAGTCAGTGGAGAGGTTGAAGAGCGTTCATGATGCTTGCGGGGAAGGAGATGAAGCCATTTGGAATGTCGATCTCTGA
- the LOC127808387 gene encoding protein BEARSKIN2 — protein MASSSGGGGVPPGFRFHPTDEELLHYYLKKKVTFQKFEMEVIREVDLNKIEPWDLQERCRIGSTPQNEWYFFSHKDRKYPTGSRTNRATNAGFWKATGRDKCIRNSFKKIGMRKTLVFYRGRAPHGQKTDWIMHEYRLEEADDTQSTNSNEDGWVICRVFKKKNLFKAAGGEGTASLGMAADQLNNTPNANQSRTFAHRDGQYLLRQQPAAANQQNFHLYKSSELALNYSPIPMPYAHINQPQNLLPALHKPMPAYDYSSTSQLISSPRDCESGSVNHLRYEAGLEVGTCEPSHQTMVAAAGRDHHDGNMNEWGMLDRFVSSNIGGNNEDSSKGAVRFQDEDGNTPSIHQMDQLSLRGEMDFWGYGK, from the exons ATGGCTTCATcaagcggcggcggcggcgttCCACCTGGATTCCGGTTCCACCCGACGGACGAAGAGCTTCTTCACTACTACTTGAAGAAGAAGGTGACGTTTCAGAAGTTCGAGATGGAGGTGATCAGAGAGGTGGATTTGAATAAGATAGAGCCCTGGGACCTCCAAG AGCGATGCAGAATAGGGTCGACACCACAGAATGAGTGGTACTTCTTTAGCCACAAGGACCGCAAGTACCCAACTGGATCAAGGACAAATAGGGCAACAAATGCAGGTTTCTGGAAGGCAACAGGCAGGGATAAGTGCATCCGAAACAGCTTCAAGAAGATTGGTATGAGAAAAACCCTCGTTTTCTACAGGGGTAGAGCTCCTCACGGCCAAAAAACTGATTGGATCATGCACGAATATCGCCTTGAAGAAGCCGATGACACCCAATCCACTAATTCCAAT GAAGATGGGTGGGTGATTTGCAGGGTGTTCAAGAAAAAGAACTTGTTCAAAGCGGCCGGCGGTGAAGGAACAGCCAGCCTGGGCATGGCAGCCGATCAGCTCAACAACACACCCAACGCCAATCAATCTCGTACCTTCGCCCATCGAGACGGCCAATACCTTCTGCGGCAGCAGCCGGCCGCCGCCAACCAGCAAAACTTCCATCTCTACAAGTCCTCGGAGCTCGCCCTCAATTACTCGCCTATTCCCATGCCTTACGCCCACATTAATCAACCCCAAAACCTTCTCCCAGCACTCCACAAGCCGATGCCCGCCTACGACTACTCCTCGACGAGTCAGCTCATTTCCAGCCCTAGAGACTGCGAGAGCGGCAGCGTAAACCATCTCCGGTACGAGGCGGGATTGGAGGTTGGGACGTGTGAGCCTTCTCATCAGACCATGGTGGCTGCAGCAGGAAGAGATCATCATGATGGGAATATGAATGAGTGGGGGATGCTTGATAGGTTTGTGAGTTCTAATATTGGTGGGAATAATGAAGATTCATCCAAGGGGGCTGTGAGGTTTCAGGATGAGGATGGGAACACGCCGTCGATTCATCAGATGGATCAACTCTCGCTGCGTGGAGAGATGGATTTCTGGGGCTATGGGAAATAG